A stretch of DNA from Piliocolobus tephrosceles isolate RC106 chromosome 21, ASM277652v3, whole genome shotgun sequence:
ATGATGCAACTCACTGCTGGTGGCAAGACCACGGTGTggccccctcctcccccacctccccaaagTGGACAATCCCAATACAAGACCGACAGAGAAGCCCTTCAGATGGTCCTTTAATAGGAACAGAACTGAAGGTGTCACACCTCCAGCTCCCAAGTCCTCCTCTCGCTCCCACACAGTGACTCTTTCACTCCACACCCTGGCCAGCCcaccatgctgccatcagccagCCCTTCCTTGGGATTGGTGGGGACTAGGCAGTAAGCTGTTTGCTTCGAACTGGGAGTGGAGGAAATCAGAGAAACCTGAGGCTACCTTGAGGCTACCTTGAGGCTTGTGGGGGACCATGGGCTCTGAGTCTAAAGCTTTAGGAGAGGGATGCTAGGTAGCTGCTTGCTTATGTGTTCTCAGTTGCCTCTGAAGAAGAGTGGATGGGTTAAGGACCGACcacagtgggggtgggggtgggggttgccGCTGTTGGAGTCCTATGGTCAGGCTTACATCCTTGAGGCTCAAGTGCTCTCAGCTGTGACTTGGAGACCCTCTGGCTTTGAGGTGATGGGATCCCAGAGTCTCTTCACAGATAACCTGGTGAGTGTCTTCTGCCTGAGGGTGGATAGGCATCCCAGGTCCAGTGCAATGCAGTGAGGTAGGCAAGAGACTCCATCCTGGTCTACCCATGGAGGACCAGAGCAGAACACTATGGTGCACCCCAATTCCCCCCTTCCATTCCATCCTGGCTCCTCCTCTGAAGTGCCCAGGCTCTGTCGTGACAGGCTGGGTCTTGCACAAGGACAAGCCAACCAAGAGGCATGGGGGCAGTGACATCCAGCTCGTGGACCTTGTCTTTGGCCGCACACCTGCAGAGCAGCAAGAGCTGCACCTGTCCTCTCCTAGGCCTGGCAGAGGTGCTGTGTGGGCGTGTGGGAGTCTGGAGCCTGGCCCTCTCCCTCTGCTCTCCATCACTAGCCGCTCACAGCCATCCCTGCAGCTGTCATCTCTCCCCCAGTCTCCCCTCTTCTGTCCCCTGCCTCCGtttccccacccccgccccccggGTCGGCCGCCTACCTCCGCCTTAACTAACCCATGTTCCTGCAGCCTACTGGTCGGCCTCCACCTTCACCTTCGCGGTCTCCCCCCGCCCCTCCTCCGCAGGGTCCCCTGCCCCACACCGGCTCCCCGACCCCTGAGCCGCCGACGAGCCCAGCTGGCCTCCAGAGTCTCccagccccggccccggcccgTGGAAGTGGGTGCGCTGGTGCTTGCGGAAGTTGGAGGAGTTATTGAAGGTGCGGTCGCAGAGCGTGCAGCGGAACGGGCGCTCGCCCGTGTGGATGCGGGCGTGGCCGCTAAGCACCGAGGACTGGGTGAAGCCCTTGCCGCAGATGCCGCAATGGTACGGCCGCTCACCAGTGTGCACGCGCTCGTGGTCTCGCATGTCTGAGGAGCGGCGGAAGGGCTTGGCGCAGAACCTGCAGGCAAAAGGCTTCCCCACCGCtgcgcccgccgccgccgccgccatcaCCACCTCCGCCCTTTCCGGGGCTACCCCGGGCCTCTGTTCTGCAACGGCCGCTGCGTCCGGAGGCCTCCGAGAGGTGCCCGGCTCCACCCCGTGTCGGTGCTGGTGCCGGAGCAGGGGCGCCAAGGCCTTGAAGGCGCGGGGGCAGAGCGCGCAGCGGTAGGGCCGCTCCCCCGTGTGCAAGCTGTAGTGCGCGCGCAGGCTGGCGGGGCCCGGGCAGCTGTGGCCACACACGTGGCACCGGCTCCGGTCCCCACCAGGCCCGCCTCCCTCGGCCCCGGCCAGGTGGCCATGTTCGTGGAACAGCAGCTCGGAAACCAGCCGGAAGGCAGCAGGGCACAAGGCACAGTGGAAAGAACCTGGCTCTGGGGGCTCAGGGACCAGTGTGGTGTCTGTCACCTTCACCACCTGGATCTCGATGAGGTCACTCGGGGGTGTGCCGGGCCGGCAGTCATCAGGCACCAGGACCTGGGCAAAAGGAGAAGACACAGGAGCCTGTGGAACCTGCCTCAAGATCGCCCCAGCACGCCCCAATTATTAAAGCTGCGGCTCCTTTAttgttttcagacagggtctcaaactgttgcccaggctggagtgcagtggcgcgatcgtggctcattgcaacctcgacctcctgggctcaagcgatcctcccacttcagctccctgagtagctgggactacaggcgtgcaccaccacacccagctagttaaaaaaaattttctttctggccaggtacagtggctcaggcctgtaatcccagcactttgggaggccaaggcaggtggatcacttgaggttaggagttcgaaaccagcctggccaacatggcaaaataccatctctactgaaaatgcaaaaactagccaggtgttgtggctgctgcctgtaatcctagctactcgggagactaagacacaagaatcgcttgaacccaggaggtagaggttgcagtgagatgtgatcatgccactgcactccagcccaggcaacagaacaagactccatcttaaacaaaacaaaacggaattattattattatttttttttaatgttgagggAGTcccactaggttgcccaggctggtttccaactactgggctcaagagatccttctggctctgcctcccaaagtgctgggattgcaagcgtgagccactgcgcctggcccatcctCCAACATTCTGTTGTATCCTCATCAACATTTCCCCTCCTGTCCAAAATATATCATGGATCCCACCTTTTCTTCTCCACCCTAGTTAAAGCCCCATCACTTGGCACCTCCACAGTTGAAAAACCCAAGGGCATCTCTGTTCCTACTTCTGCTGGCTTGTAACCCACCTCCCCAGAATAGCCTGAAGgtcttttgaaaatgtaaatcagatcaaGTCATTTTTCGCACTCAGAACCCTCCAATGGCTCCAAATGTACTTATCCCAAAACGTCACTATAATATCTGTGGCGACATAGCTCCACTTATCTCTCTGACCCCAGCTTAAACATAAGCCAGCACCCAGCTGACTTCTCTCGTCTAAATTTAGCTCCCCCACCCCCACGGTATTGgctcaatttttatttcctttatagaaCATATCACAGTGACTCCCATTGATTGTCTCTCTCCCCTCAAGAGACTGCAGGCTCCAAGAGAACACAGCCCTTGTCTGTCTTGGTCACTTCTCTATTTACAGAGCCCAAGTaggagctcagtaaatgtttgttgaaagaatgaatgtcCTCAATTACTCTAATTCCGAGTGGGGAAACGTGGAGGAAGTTCCAAAGTCACCTAGACCACCCACTTCTACTCCCAAATCCTCCCTTGGGCATTCCAGAAGCATCACTAAGACCCTGCAGAATTATCCCTTACCCAAACATAGGTGCTCCAATCATAATCCCCCACGTTTTTCAGGGTCACCTTCCCCACCTTCTACCCTAGAATTAGCCCTATAATTTGAGGCCCCGCCCCTTACAAGGCTCCACCCAAATTATGCAAATTATCCCTGGTAAGCCTCCTTCCCTGGACCCAAACCCGCCCCACAACACAACATCGTCCTCAGACTCCGCCTCCATCCAGCCCAGCCCACCACCCATAGGTTCCTCCCCACGCCCCGCCCACCAAGGCATGATCTCCTCCCCTGCCCCGCCCCTCGCGCAACCCCAAGAAGCCCCACCCCCAGGGCCACAGCACTAAATAACTCCCCCGCCCACCCCTCATAGGCcacgccccggccccgccccctaCACTACGACCTCCTCCCACCTCGAGCCCCACGCCCAGGCCCCTTCCTTGCCCGCACCAGGTCCAGTGGCTCCTGGGATCGCGACTCCGGGTTCGGTGCGCTCGGACTCCGGGGCTCCGGGCGCGCAGCGGCCATCTTGTGTCCAAGACCCGCCCCCGAGGCCAATGTTCGCTCTGAAAAGGGGTGGGGCTCGAACTGGCGTAGGAGCTACTGCGCAGACGTACTGCGGGGCGGCGGGGGGCGTGGCGCAGCAGGGGGCGTGGCGTGGCGGGGCGTGGCGGCTGAGCCGGAGAGAAAGTGAGTTGTTCGCTCTCTAATTACCTGTTGGTCCCTCCGAGGGGACGCTCTGATGACACTAGGGCTCCTGTAACACCCTGGGAACAAATCCCAGCGTTCCTTCTAAACCAACGCAGGCCGACTCGAGGCTCTAGCATTCAGGGGAACCTCAGCAGAACTGAAGACGCTTTGCTTTGTTTCCACAGTAAACGTTTTTGTGGTTATCTCTTCCCTGCTTATGACAACATAATGACGCCAAGTTTATAAATGTCGgcgtaggccgggtgcggtggctcatgcctgtattctcagctactcggggaggctgaggtgggaggatcgcttgaggctgggaagtcgaggctgcagtgagccatgatctcaccactgcatccagcctgagcgacagaaagactctgtcaaaaaaaaaaaaaaaaaaaatgcagtggagagaaaaatattcagtaaacagCAACACAGGTGGTCCTGGGAGGACGCAAAAACCCGCAAGCTGATGTTATGTTTGGGAGGAAAGACCTCAAAGACGCGGGGTTTTCGGCAGCACCAAAGACAGGGCTCTTCTTAGCTGCCCAGTTTAGTCATTCCTGGAGATGTCACCTTGGATAGGTCACTACACTTCTCTGgaccatttttctgtcttctgtacGGAACTGCAGAAGCGTTGTGACAAACCACTGAGAAGAGATGTGGAAGAGCGTGGAAACATCTTTAAGTAGTTTTCTTGAAANNNNNNNNNNNNNNNNNNNNNNNNNNNNNNNNNNNNNNNNNNNNNNNNNNNNNNNNNNNNNNNNNNNNNNNNNNNNNNNNNNNNNNNNNNNNNNNNNNNNNNNNNNNNNNNNNNNNNNNNNNNNNNNNNNNNNNNNNNNNNNNNNNNNNNNNNNNNNNNNNNNNNNNNNNNNNNNNNNNNNNNNNNNNNNNNNNNNNNNNNNNNNNNNNNNNNNNNNNNNNNNNNNNNNNNNNNNNNNNNNNNNNNNNNNNNNNNNNNNNNNNNNNNNNNNNNNNNNNNNNNNNNNNNNNNNNNNNNNNNNNNNNNNNNNNNNNNNNNNNNNNNNNNNNNNNNNNNNNNNNNNNNNNNNNNNNNNNNNNNNNNNNNNNNNNNNNNNNNNNNNNNNNNNNNNNNNNNNNNNatttatttatttttttgagacggagtctcactctgttgcccaggctggagtgcagtggcatgatcatggctcactgcaacctctgcctcccgggcttaagcgattctcctgcctcagcctcgtgagtagctgggactacaggcatgtgccaccacgcctgtctaatctttgtatttttagtagagacagggtctcaccatgttggccaggctggtctcgaactcctgacctcaggtgatctgcccacctcagcctcccaaagtgctgggattacaggcgtgagccaccgcgcccagcctaaaatgaatttttaaatgttgtgggTCGCTAAGGGTATCGTGGGCCCTAGGCACTGTATCTACTACTGTGTGTAATGCATAAGTCAGCCCTTTCTGTCCAGGTTTCCTAATTTGCAAAATGAGAATGATGATAAAACCTACTTCACACAGTTGCTACGATGattaaagaagtcattatatgtaAAGTATTTTGGACAACgtatggcacacagtaggtgctatGGGTTAGCTATAATAATTACTACCATTTGGCACTCCCACTAGCAATAAATAGGGACCTCTGTTgcttaacattctttttttttttttttttgagacggagtctcgctctgtcgcccaggctggagtgcagtggccggatctcagctcactgcaagctccgcctcccgggtttacgccattctcctgcctcagcctcccgagtagctgggactacaggcgcccgccacctcgcccggctaattttttgtattttttagtagagatggggtttcaccgcgttagccaggatggtctacatctcctgacctcttgatccgcccgtctcggcctcccaaagtgctgggattacaggcttgagccaccgcgcccggccagcattctTACCAATATCTGATAGTCaaactttaaaatgttcagtAATCTCTTGGGtgtgaaataatttcatttctttttttttttttttttttatttttttgagaaacagcccaggctggagtgcagtggcgtgatctcagctcactgcaacctccgcctccctgattcaagcaaatctcctgcctcagcttaccgagtagctgggactacaggcgcccaccaccatgcctggcttttctgtatttttggtagagacggggtttcatcatgttagccaggatggtctcgatctcctgacctcatgatccgcccgcctcacctcagcctcctgaagtgctgggattacaggcgtgagcccttgCGCCTGGTCTATTTCTTACTGAGAAGCTCTCTATTAAAAGAGATCATTTATAGCACACAGAACTCATCCCCCAGTTTCCCTTTTTTGAGAGCTGGAAGTATGTCATCTCTGCATCCCTATAGAGAAGGCACGCATATGCCTCAGTGAGTGTTTGGTGAATGAACGAGTGAGAAATTGAATTCATGCAGGTAGAAGAATTTTGTACCAGAGCTTAAGgctattgagtatttttttttcccttttttttccctccctaaCCCCACTAAAGCTATTAAATATTCATAGAGGAGAGCACTACTTAGTGGAATTACCATAAGCTTTCAAATCAGGCAAACCTGGGTCCATATCCATTTATCCACTTGCTGTGTAACTCTGGACAAGCCACGTCCCCTCTAAGTGTCTAGCTGACATCTACAAAGTGGGTACCATAAGGCCATTTGGCAGGGTTGTAGTTAGAATGCCACCGATTGAGAATGCTGAAGGTGTATGTGATGCTTGGAACCaactggtgctcaataaatgtgggtTCTGGCTGGGAAtggtgaccccatctctactaaaaatacaaaaattaacatgcACAGTGgagcaagcctgtagtcccaacaacttggggagctgaggcaggaggatggcttgagcttgggaagttgaggctgcagtgagccaagatcatgccactgcactctggcctgggtgacaaagtaagaccctgtcccaaaaaataaacataaaataaatataaaattttaaaatttaaaaacaaatctgggTTCCTTGCCTTTTCATCTGTTGTCTGGTTTCTGAGTCCCTCAGTGCCTAGCATAACACTAACAGACTACTGCATGACTCGAGGCCAGAAGCCCTGCCACAGGGAGCCATTAGAAAATTGCAGGAAGATTTTagtggggcgaggtggcgggtgcctgtaatccccgctacttgggaggctgaggcaggagaatcgcttgaaccggggaggcggaggttgcagtgagcccagatagcaccattgcactccagcctgggagacagagcaagactccatttaaaaaagaaaaaagaaagaaaagaaaagaaaagaaaagaaggaaggaaagaaaagagggaaaagaaaagaaaatgaaaaagaaaaagaaaatggcaggaAGAGTCTTGGACTTGGAATCAGAAGATTTGCCTCGCTTCTTTCCATCTCTACCTTCCTGTAAAACCTGAGCACTTCACTTCTCACGGAGTCTAGATTTCCtgccttttaaaagaaattggcTGACAGAGTTAGCTAGATGGCTCTGCAATTCCTCTCCCTTTCATTTTTCTATGTAcccaagaaaactgaaatatacgttcacacaaaaacttgtaaacAAATGCTtgtagcagtattattcataacagccaaaaagcagaaatgacccaaatgtccataaacaACACGTAGTGTATCCATagagtggaatattatttggccataaatgAGTAAAATACTGATCTGtgtgacatggatgaacctttaaaacattatgctaatttagaggctgggaagggtgtgtggTGGAAGCGGGGATAAATgaaggttggttaatgggtaccaaCATCCAGCTACATAGAagacatacttttttttgagatggagttctgctcttgttgcccaggctggagtgcagtggcgcaatctcggttcactacaacctcagcctcctgggttccagcaattctcctgcctcagtctcctgagtaggtgggattacaggtgcccaccagcacgcccggcgaatttttgtgttttcagtagagacggggtttcaccatcttggccaggctgttctagaactcctgacctcgtgatccacccgccttggcctcccaaagtcctgggattacaggtgtgagccactgtgcccactctGTATATTGCAAAGTAGCTAGGAGAGAGCActtaaatgttcccaacacatagaaatgatgaACACTCAAGAATGGTGGTTACCCCAAATGCCCCGATTTgattgatcattacacattctatgcgtGTAACAAATACTCATGTGTACCCCaaactatgtaaaatattatgtcaataaaataaaatttaaaaatagattaagtgaaaaaagccaggcacaaaagaccacatattagaAGACTATTAATACCAGAATAGGGTAATCTGTAGCGGCAGAGTGTAGCTTTGTGGTTCCTTAGGGTGGGTGGGGATAGAGAGTTGGAGGGAAGGAAGTATAGAGGAGTGATACCTAAAGGGCATGGGATCTCTCTTTGAGGTGATGAAAGTGTTCTAACGTTGACTATCATGATATTTGCACACAACTATGGTATACTGActattgaattatacactttaaatgggtgagttGGGtggggttcagtggctcatgcctctaactctagcactttaggaggcagaggcaggaggatcccttgaacccaggagtttcagaccagcctgggcaacacatcaCCACagccgtctctaccaaaaacaaaacaaaccaaaccaaaaaacaaaagtaaaaagagcCCGGCGgagcggcgcatgcctgtagtcacagctacttagcaggttgaggtgggaggattacctgagcccaggaggttgaggttgcagtgagccatgaccatgccactgcaatccagcctgggcaacagagcagccagaccctgtctcaaaactaactaaataggccaggcatggtggctcacgcctataatcccagcactttgagaggccaaagcgggtggatcacctgaggtcaggagttccagaccagcgtggccaacatggtgaaaccctgtctctactaagtaaataaacaaacaaataaataaattagccaggcccatgtggtggcgcacgcctgcaatcccagctactcgggaggctgagacaggaggattgcttgaacccaggaggtggaggttgcagtgagccaaaattgggccactgcactccagcctgggcaacagagtgagactccatctcaaaaaaactacaaagaggccgggcacagtggctcaagcctgtgatcccagcactttgggaggccaagacaggaggatcatctgaggtcaggagtttgagaccagcctgaccagtatggtgaaaccccatctctactaaaaattagtagaaaccccatctctactaaaaaaattagccaggcatggtggcgggtgcctgtaatctcagctactcaggaggctgaggcaggagaatcccttgaacctaggaggcagaggttgcagtgagccgagatcacaccactgcactccagcctgggtgacagagcaagactccatctcaaaataataataataacaataataataataattggctgAATATGATGACCTTTCAGGATCAAACTGTAGATGctatttaaaaactataaacctGGTATGGTAAGTATGTGGATGTTCACTAAggaattctttcaacttttctatatatttgaaatttttcataatcaaATGTTGGTGTGGGAGCCTGTAGACTGTTTTTGTAATCTGAATTTTGAAAACCTCAAATCAATTCCATGATAATTCTCATGATACTGTAAGTTCCGTGAAGGTAGACACCATGTTCACATGTTCACCTCCCATATCTCTGGCGTTCACACTAGTGTCTGGGAGTATTCAGATATTCAATACACACGAATTGAATTAGTGAATCAACACATAAATGTATtgaatgtgaaatgaataaagagAAGAATAAGTAGCTCGTAACAATGACCGTCTGAAGTCCTACGCCAATAGTAATCCTCAGAGATCGTCCTCAAACCTTCCTGTTCGATCTGCAAAGTAACAACAACAttaacaataatagctaatataTATTGAGAGCTCACTGACTGTGAGGGGGGGCAGGTCCAGATTTTGCAGAAAGCAAAGCTTATCCAATTAAGAAAAAGAGTACTaagccaaaaatacaaaataagatacGCAAGCGAACATTTAGCACGAGAAAATAAATCCCACCTAATGACATTTGCAAGATGATAATTACCATATGCAACCTCCAATTATAAAGCATAcaagacatttttattaatttacagCCTTACACAGCTCTGTAACACTTTCCTGCCTGCATCCTTCGATCTGTACTTCATAGCACAACAATTTACagtttaagcaagttttatttcagattcaggaCAGTTGCAGATTTAGTACGGTCAAGTTTGGGAAAATCAAAATCACGTTTCTTTCAGGTATGAATTTAAGTTTACAAGGCATGGCAAACTTTTTTGAGCAGTGGCTAAtcttaaatattctttgaattGTGGACAGCCATCAGGTAGAGAAGTGGTCGTGTCCGCGAGGAGCTTAGGAAGCTTAAGCTTTGTTAGCTTCGTGGTAAACCCACCTGCAGAGCTACGTTTAACGACTTTTAAGGGAAAGAATAATATCCGCTTTGCTACACGAAAGGGGGAATCCTGATAGGTAAGACTGGACTCCGGCTTGGAGCCGGATTGTGGGGGCCCTCCACGCCTCTCTCAGGACCCTTCTTGTCGCTACCTACCCCGCCTATCTTCAAACAGAAAAACACGGAGGTTCCCAGAACGGAGAGTCGGGAGCCCCGGTTGGCTCCTGGCTGGTTCCGAGCGAGTTCCTCCCTATTCTAGCGCCTGAGGTTTTCGTCTGTGTGATGAGGTGGGCACGTCCCGATCTCCCCGTCGGTTCCCAGCGCTGTCAGAACAAAAATGAACGAGAGACAGGAAGCCCCTCTGCGGAGAGTGATCGTTTGGGGAGTTGTGGGGAGGAGGGGTCCCCACTTACtgaagggggtggggtgggtcaGAGCGGAGAGCGGCTCCTTCCTCTCGGAGCCTTGTGTTTCCAGCCGGACCGTTTTCGCAAAGGGCCCTTTTTCCCAGGGACTCTTCCCAGAAGTCACGGCCCGGGCCTTTCCTAAAAGCACTCTCACTGGCCGCCGTTTCCTCTCGGCTGGACCAGAGAGGCAGCTCAGATAGCCGACCCAACCCGCCTAGGACCCGCTGGCTCCAGTGCTGAGGAGCTTAGAGAAGGAGAAGTTGTAACAAGCCGGACGGCTGGGCCTGGGGAGAGAGGGGGAACCATAGAGAGGCGGGCGGGTAGAGGGGCCAGTGTGGGAGTGCAGACGAGAGGAAGCCTGCGGGTAGATGGGCAAGAAGGGAAAACCCTAGAGACGCGGGGCGGCTAGACGGGCTGTCATGAGCGAGATGCAGTGTGGGGCGGGCCGCTGGCCTCCGAAGGCGGGAACGGAAAACGGATCTCCTTGGGTTGAGGGATGTTGGCATGTTGGGAGGACTTTAGTCTCAGTCCAACGCTACCAGCGTGCCCTAGAGCTGTGAAGTCTTTAGTCAGCGTCATATTATTTGTCACTTGTAAAACAGGAATGATTCTGTTACCGCTCAGGGTgatgaaataaaatcatgtatGAAAGGACCAAGCATAATGCCTTTGCACAGACAATGTGGGACACCTGGGAACGGCTGCTAGTATTATTTTCCCACTCTGAAGTTCTGCAGCTCTGAAGTTCATCAGGGAATTAAAACCAGGCACTCGtgcattgagagagagagagagagatctgaggATTCCCATATAATCACTCTCAAGGCGTCTCCGTCTCTAAAGCCTCGTCCCTAGCTCAGACCTCATTCTTTCTCATGTGGGTCACAGTATcagccagcctcctcctcccttccctagTCTCGCAGCTCCCAACTCAGCCGCTTAACATACACAGACAGATCCCTTTGGTTGGTTTGTTccgtttgagatggagtctcgctgtgtcgcccgggctggatgcagtggcgcaatctcggctcactgcaagctccgcctcccgggttcacgccattctcccgcctgagcctcccgaaaaactgggactacaggcgcccgccaccacacttggctaatttttgtattttagtagaaacagggtttcatcatgttggccaggatggtctccatctcttgacctcaggtgagccacccgcctcggcctcccaaagtgctgggattacaggcgtgagccaccgcgtccggccaagtCCAGGTTCTTTAGTCTGGTAGTTGTGGATGTCTCTACCAGCATCGTCCCCTGCTTGGTCCATTGTGCGTGCTCTGTTGCCCTGAAAGATGGACAGTTCTTTAGGCTCTTTCAGTCCTGGCTTTTGTACCCACTTCCCCATCTTGGCTAACTCTCTTGTGTTCTCCAAGACAACTCGGATGTCACACTGGAAAACCTTTCCAATTCTATTCCTCTCCCCTGCTGAGTCAAGTGGCCCTTCTGGCCTCTTGCACCTGTCATTGCACTTATGACCCTTCATTATAATTGCCTGTTTACCTGTCTACTTCTGGAGACCTGTCTGTCCAGTATGGTTATgttactagccacatgtggcttgaAATTGCATTAGGCCAAATTGAAACATGCTGTAAGTGGAAAATAGACACTAGATATCCAGGATTTAGTACAACGAAAATGAATGTAACACAACTCAGTAATTTTTTTNNNNNNNNNNNNNNNNNNNNNNNNNNNNNNNNNNNNNNNNNNNNNNNNNNNNNNNNNNNNNNNNNNNNNNNNNNNNNNNNNNNNNNNNNNNNNNNNNNNNTTTAGAAAacttcctgtaattttttttttttttttttttttttttttgagacggagtctggctctgtcgcccaggctggagtacagtggctggatctcagctcactgcaagctccgcctcccgggtttacgccattctcctgcctcatcctcccgagtagctgggactacaggtgcccgccacttcgcccggctagttttttgtattttttagtagagacggggtttcaccatgttagccaggatggtctcgatctcctgacctagtgatccgcccgtctcggcctcccaaagtgctgggattacaggcttgagccaccgcgcccggccaactcagTAATTTTTATACTGATTATATGTGAAaagttttgataatattttagatagggtgggttaaataaaatgttattcataTGCACTTCAccgtttgttttttactttatcaATGTGGCAACTATTAGAAATAATTATCTATGTATATTTACACTGGCTAGCATATACATAGAAGACTATAGGTGTATTTCCTTGCTCTGTTGGCTGAAAGGACTTAGAAGATGATgccccagtagcaatgagcacactaAGCACCCAGGTGTTGGTTTCTGATACCAATCTCCAAGGACTCCTTGGGAAAATGATGGTAGGAGTGGGACAGGAAACATACAAGATGGGCCCAAAcgatcttctttttcttttttggtttcttttttgagacagagtcttgctctg
This window harbors:
- the ZNF784 gene encoding zinc finger protein 784, translated to MAAARPEPRSPSAPNPESRSQEPLDLVLVPDDCRPGTPPSDLIEIQVVKVTDTTLVPEPPEPGSFHCALCPAAFRLVSELLFHEHGHLAGAEGGGPGGDRSRCHVCGHSCPGPASLRAHYSLHTGERPYRCALCPRAFKALAPLLRHQHRHGVEPGTSRRPPDAAAVAEQRPGVAPERAEVVMAAAAAGAAVGKPFACRFCAKPFRRSSDMRDHERVHTGERPYHCGICGKGFTQSSVLSGHARIHTGERPFRCTLCDRTFNNSSNFRKHQRTHFHGPGPGLGDSGGQLGSSAAQGSGSRCGAGDPAEEGRGETAKVKVEADQ